In the genome of Apodemus sylvaticus chromosome 2, mApoSyl1.1, whole genome shotgun sequence, one region contains:
- the Rhno1 gene encoding RAD9, HUS1, RAD1-interacting nuclear orphan protein 1, producing MPPKKRRRQSQKAQLLFHQQPLEGPKHHYESRQQPITHTVQVPSKPIDQSTVTSWVLPQFDITAESRFPIHRKHHRDQARHPTRRSTCKFPRLTFESPQSSNSETLLISNREQPLNSEKDTPRRPLVPLFSPQSGGELSVHVPQSLPHVFTPPDIQTPGSSVREDPISPDQKENSLPSCILGPRTPSSPEPGPVLVKDTPEEKYGIKVTWRRRRHLFAYLKERGKLDRSQFLVKT from the exons ATGCCTCCCAAGAAGAGACGCAGACAGTCCCAGAAAGCCCAGCTGCTATTCCACCAACAGCCACTGGAGGGCCCCAAACACCATTATGAATCTCGCCAGCAGCCCATTACCCACACTGTACAGGTGCCCAGCAAGCCCATTGATCAGAGCACCGTCACTTCCTGG GTATTACCTCAGTTTGATATAACAGCAGAAAGCCGGTTTCCAATACACCGGAAACATCATCGAGACCAGGCAAGACACCCAACTCGGAGATCTACCTGCAAGTTTCCACGTCTAACCTTTGAGAGTCCGCAGTCTTCTAATTCAGAGACATTGTTGATATCCAACAGAGAGCAGCCCCTGAACTCAGAAAAAGACACGCCCAGAAGGCCTTTAGTGCCGTTGTTCAGTCCCCAGAGTGGTGGAGAACTGTCAGTGCACGTACCTCAAAGCTTACCTCATGTGTTCACACCCCCTGATATTCAGACCCCGgggtcttctgtaagagaagATCCCATTTCCCCAGACCAGAAGGAAAACAGTCTTCCAAGCTGCATCCTTGGCCCTAGGACTCCCAGCAGCCCAGAGCCAGGGCCTGTTCTGGTCAAGGATACCCCAGAGGAGAAGTATGGGATTAAGGTCACGTGGAGACGCAGAAGGCACCTGTTTGCCTACCTTAAGGAGAGAGGGAAGCTGGATAGAAGCCAGTTTCTTGTGAAGACCTGA